The DNA sequence TGGCATGAGGAGGAAATTAAACAAGGTTGAATTCAGCTTTAACCGATTTGTATTACAAACAGGTGAAACTATTTAAGACATTGACATGCTTGTTAAAACATGGATTGACGTGTTTTGAGtgaacttgtcattttttttatgcgaGAAAATAAACATGTGTCCTTATTCTTTTCGATCATAACAAATTTTGTAAAGGTAATACTCATTTTTAAGAGAACTAGGCGTTAAACAAAAACATATTTAGAGTAACTAAAGccataggacaaaaaaaaaaaaaactaaaacataTAGCACACTTCGGATGTAACAAATAGTCATACTGTCTACGATGATGACACTTGATAACCATGATAATCGAGTCATATCTCATGACATGTATTCCTATCGAAACAGTTCAACACTAACATAAAAATATATGGTATATGAGTTAGCCATATTCGTGTACCCCTATTCCAACACAGCACAATCAACAAGACACAACACGAATTACTGGCTCTAAGCATGTCATTCTCTCTTACAAAAGATGAAGGGGGTGCATCTGTGGTCTCATTCGGGTATGACTATCATTATTATAGCTTAAAAATATGAGGATTTAGTTGAGGAGGTTAATCATACTTGGAGAAACTACATCTAACTTAAGGATGAAAGTGGAACCACTTGTTAATCAAATGTGTGAAGGTAAAAGTATGTCCATACAACGGATACAAATACAAGAGGGATAATTATCTAAAATGTTCTAATTccatcataaactttttaatttgtcaacttagtcctaaaccttttaacgaattTTCAACATAGTCCATTTAACCAATTTTGGTGAGGTCCGGCCATCGGTGACCACCAAAGGTAAATAGgaaaaacaatataaacgaaagaagttagaaaaaaatgaaaaaagaatattcattaaaaattttaaaaatttcatccGTGTCttcgattaaaattggccggagtgactacattggcaaatagTAAAAATggttagaactaaattaaccaaattgaaaaatttagagctgaattggtcattgtacaatagatttttgactttgttggataattttccaaTAGCAAAAACTTCGAATCCAATTCCTTTGAAAAGCAAGAAAACCGCTAGCACCTTAGGTGCCTCATCTTGCAATTTCgatggagacaaaaaaaaaatctataataGTGAGGAAGGCACGAGTCATTTTTCTTTGCACTGGTTGCTGACACATAAGTCTCTTGCAAGAACATGAGGTCACCTCCTCCGGCATACTCAGGTGAGATTGGGGAATTGCCTCAAGGGGGTTCCAACTCGCACTAGTTATATGGCATTAGTTGCACCCAACAGTTGAGGCAATGATCCCATGGTTTTAATGGAGACAAATTGTTCATTAGTATAAAGGAAAATCAAGAGTGTTGATTCAGTAgcttaggttgcgtttggttcagctttttcAATGGATTTTTAGACCTCCAAAGCCCCTTGAGAAAAATTTCGAGTGTGACAAAATTTTTTGGGACCTCTTTGGCCAAATAATGGCATCGGCAAAGCTGAAAACTCAAGACAAGTGGGGACCTGTCTCCAATTgaattatgtttcaattttgttttaatCAAGCAAGTTGACATTTGGTTTGTAACTCATTCATTCTTACTTGTTAAGAtaattcatttgaaaattttattcattGACTTGGTCTTTACTAAAGTTGTTATCGTTTTCTTAGAGCTATTATTTCAGCTTAATTTTACTACTTACGGCGTTACGTACCCAACACCATGAATGTTCACCCATGCGAGGGAGCTCAAAGGATTCATGCTCCTTGCCATCGAGTGAGGTGGCGGTGGAAGGCGAGTCACTGAATTGAGTTGATTCCATTTTTGTCCAAAgcgaaagtgaaaagaaaaaaagagagaaggaaaaaaaaaagaaaaagaaggaaaaaatccaaaatatacATTAGAATTTAAATGGATAGAAAGTTGATGAAACCATATTTGAATACGAAGCGAAATCTagtgattttcgaaaaaaaaaaattgggacagAATCAGATAGTAATTTTTTAAGGAATCGAACCGATTTCATGACCGTTGAAATTCTAGGTTATGAATATGCAAGCCTCGacatacattttttatttttatttttattttttttagcctCGACATATATAAGCACAACAAAAATACAGTATCGATAGTAGCATATAATGataattgttttcattttccaagTGCCACGCCACACAGGATGATTTCATCTCCTGCTCAGCCGCCTTATTGTACTGCGATATGTAAACATCTTTTACATCGAAAGGCCCAACGGGCCGAACAATTTCACAAGAACACTCGAAACGGGCCTCAAGAGAAAGCCCAATTATAATTTCGACCCGGCCTTATCCGCCACCTTCGTGACGGTCTCATCGTATCTGACGGCCTCCAGCACCTCCCGCAGCACCACCCTCCGATTCCCAGCGTACACGTGTCCGTCCCACTTCCTCGCGACCAACGCCTCCCCCAGctcggccgccgccgccaccgtcgcCTCCGCGCCGTCGTGGGCCGAGTCGACCACCCCGATCCTCACCCCGTCCTCCGCCGTCAGCTTCGCCGCCCTCATCACGGCCTCGCGCCGGGCCCTCGGGTCGCCGATCTTGGACATCATCAGGGCCATGAACCAATTGGGGATCACGAGCCCGATGTCCACCTCGCTCATGTAGAGGAAGCCCCGGTCGCGCCGCATGACCACATAGTCATGGCTGAGGGCGAGCATCATTCCGGCAGCCGAGGCGTGGCCGGTCacggcggcgatggtcggcatGGGGAGGCAGATGAGGTCGTGGACGAGGGAGCGGAGGGAGGAGGACATGAGCTGAAGGCGGGGCTCGGAGGACTGGGCCCAGTCGAGGTCGAAGCCGTTGGAGAAGAACTTGCCGTGGGCGGTGGTGATGAgggcggaggcggaggaggcggagggGTCGGACTGAAGGCGGAAGAGGGCTGATCGGAGGGAGGAGATGAGGTTGGGGTTGAGGCGGTGCTCGCCGGCGCCGGTGAgggtgaggaagaagaggttGCCGCGCTTCTCGAGGGTGCATAGCTGCTCCTCGCCGTGCTTCTTGTCCTCCATGAGAATGGTCAGATTGCTTCAGCGTGggcaacagagagagagagacagagatgcAACGGAGGAAAGTCAACTGAAGGGGGGAGACGAACGATGATTAttgttaaaattaaaataacaaaCATTGATTTTGACATTAGCTAAAATGAATGGGGCATGGGGAGGAAATTAAACGCGGTTCCATTTGGCTTTAACCTATTTGTATCACAAAGGGCCCTTACTTAGGTTAATCCCGCTTGCTAAAACATAAATTAACGCGTCTTAAGTGAACCCGTTAAAAGTTTTATAAGGTAATGCTCATTTTTAAGAGAACAATGAGTAAAACAAAAGTCATATTTAGAGTAACTATAGCCataggaccaaaaaaaaaaaaaaaactaaacataTAACGCACTCTAGATGTAACAAATAGTAAGATTATCTACAACGATGACATTTTTTATAATCATGATAATCGAGTCGTGTCTCATGACCcactttatcacatatgtacttATGTCGAAGCGGTTTGATATGTATACGAAATGTATATGTATAGCCATATTTGTGTACCCCAATTCCAGTGCACCATGATCAACACGACACAACACAGATTACCAACTCTAAGCATGTTTGGTTACCATTTGCGGTCTCATTCGGGCATAACTACTATTATAGTAAAACAATGTGTAAAGTGAAGTCAAACTGGAGTGGGAGACGAATGATAATTAGtgctaaaattaaaataaaaaaaaatcaattttgaattaacCGAAAAGAATGTGGTGACTGAAGATTGATTGATGAAGGCCTCTCCTATTCAATTGAATGCTTTGGGGGCACTTCTTCTCAAGTCGGAAAACCTTCATTGCATTGACCATTTTTGGGGGAACCGACGCTGAGTCGCAACTCTTCCTGTAGAAAGCTCCGCTCTTAGGTCGAGCGGTAAGTGTCGGAGAAGGGCAAtcaatttttaggaaattaaacaAGTTTGAATTTCTAgaccacaacaaaaaaaaagtttgaatttaGCATAAATCGATCCGTATCACAAAAATCGTACCTTGCTCAAGTTAACCCGCTTGTTAAAACACGAATTGACGCGTCTTAAGTGAACTTCTCATCTTTTTATACTATACGATAAGCATGTATCCTATTCTATTCAATCGTTAAAAGTTTTATAAAGGCAATACTCATTTTCAAGAGAGCAAGTAGTTAAACAAAAACATAATATAGAGTAACAAAGCCCATAGGAGAGAAATACTAACACACTTCATTCGTAACAAATAGTCATATTGTCTATTACGATGACATATTTGATAACCATGATAGTCGAGTCGTGTCTTATTATCCACTTTATCATGCATGTATTTGTGTCGGACCAGTTGAACACGTACATGAAAACGCATCGGGTAAGAATTAGCTATCTTCATGCACCCCTATTTCAACACAAACACAACACAAAACGAATTATCAGCTCTAAGCATGTTTCTTCTCTCTTGGAAAAAGATGAAGGGGGGGTGCATCAGCCGGCTCATCCAGGCACAACTTTGATTGAAATTATAGTTTAAAAATAAGAGGATTTTGTTAAGGAGGTTAATCATACttggagaaatatttttttaagacgAACTACATCTAACATGAGGATGAAAGAAAAAGCACTTGTTAATCAAATCCTTGTGGATAAAGGGAAAACACATAATGTATGCAAATACGAGAGGGATAATTGTCTAAAAGTCCTAATCTTGTTATATACTTtctaatttgtcaatttagttgtaaatattttgacaatttttcaatatagttcTTTAGTTAATCTTGGTGAGGTCTGGCCATCAGCGTCGACAAAGGGAATTagaaaaaacaagagaaatggAAAAGGTTAGAAAAGtaactcgaaaaaaaaaaagagaaaaaattctgaatattttagaaattttgcaaaaatcgcCCGTGTCTTCCACTAAAATTAGCatgaaggactacattggcaaatagtaaaaatttctatgactaaattgataagttaaaaaaattaggtttgAATTGATTGTCGTACATcggatttatgactttttggataatttttctcaatgTCAAAAATTGCAACCCCAATTCTTGAGAAATAAGCAAGAAAATTGATAGCACTTAGGTTCCTCGTCTTGCAATTTCGATAGAGAccgaaaaaaaagggaaaaaaccacaaaaaaccctaaactatgtcaactgtgacacatttaccccaaactttttttttgtgacaccaaaaaccccaaacttttactcatgcgacacatttaccctaaactttttcttatgacatcgaaaatcctaaacttgtactcGTATGACATaattaccccaaaatatttttttgtgatatcaaaaatcttaaacttatatctatgtgacacatttacctcaaaatttgggataaatgtgtcacatgcctataagtttggagtttttagtgtcacaataaaaagtttggggtaaatgtgtcacaacgaGTAGAggcggccggttccggttccacgaaaaggtggaacagGAACCGGCCGTTGAAAATTCCGATTCTgggccggttcggttcccgggcGGGTTCCCGGGCCAATTAATTCcagttccttttttaattttaatttttaaaataataaataataaaataaacataataaattataaattataaaaaataatcaaattgtacattgtaataaaatgtggggaaaaaagagagagagaggaggaatgggcttgaacttaatgaattattattaagcgcctacatatcttcttggggatagaagaatcaaaacttatgtagtttttttacttttgataatcccaacttacctcatcttcaatcgtcgctaccggttgtggtacccgtggctgTGGTATCTTCAATATCattgctaaaaaattcgtgttctcgatctagctcttggtgtcgaaatttcgccctTGTCCAATCGTTgatacaagcttgagcttccacggactccgggcttaatcttgaacggggagagttcaaaactaatcttccagcgctaaatgcttgttcaaccgcaaccgttgaagaaggggttgctaatatctaacgagcgatgagggcgagaactgggtaatcgatttggtgactttTCCACTAttttaggatttcaaaatttGTACTATGTTTTGcatcatgaaactcaaattgagtggttaaatatttttctaattcagaaatactacatgttgcccatttttatttttatttttttgcctactcttgagcatattataccttctactaagtgaactaccaccttcgctacgtgaggcagtagattgtaaagatccggaatcacttaaaccatatatactacaaaattctctatataatactactatagattctttaatatctcctagtatatttgaaatatctattgaatcttctaaatgtaaacaatcatgataatacacattcaaataatctagtaaaccgtctaatttaatacatggataaaaaacaataccaactaaatagacaagaggaatttgtaaataataatgcaaccatttttctagtattactaaaatagttcgagctaattcagtatcattttcatattcactaaaaacactaccaatattaacacactctattaaaaataaatgcgtagtaggataataaataccagataaagtcttaattgcatcattaaaaattttcaaaaaatctaaattttttttgcaaacgtcccaatgttgaggaagtaaagtaatttcgagaatattttgtgaaataaacatacataataaatctttataatcaaaagtttgccgaaacaactcgtacgtagaagtCCAacaagtcggaatatcttttggaaatcttcttgcccttctcccattttgtttacaaaattttccccatgattttataaaatggggacgacttcataaaaatttaattgcaccctttattggggcgagagaagtgtcaaaagttcataaaccatcttgtacacataaatttaaaacataacaaacacatctaatgtgaaaaaattgtcccccaaaagtgggtttgcaaatattttctaattcgggaatagaagcggtatttgtggcggcattatcaaaaccaattgaaaatactttatttatcaaattatattcttctaaaacttgtctaattattctataaatattatgagcggaatgtctttcatcaaaaactcggaatgcaataagtcttttttgaatagtccaatcgtcacctatctaatgatacgtgacacccatataagaatgaatttggcaaggatcactccaaatatcgctacctatatgcacacgtccattgaattccgcaaaaaattttgctaaagatttttttccttttttataaagatgaaaaagttcgcgtttaagagtattttttggaatagttagtgcttgcggaaccaacgcgctatttgccaaatatttcatattaaaattttcaccagtattaaacggagcatgatcaagggcaacatattcaactaacgtttgtttataaagtgcatcggtgtaacagAATATAGGATgatgattagaagtggcgtacccggaaatttgttgttgcgtattgtcgatccccgcttgcgttagatgttttttcgtcaaatgccgacggaatgttccatagccgtctcctttcgtaaatttatatgtttgcgaacaatatttacattttacattatacttaccttcgccttcatcacgtaccttgtcgaaatgtagccacaagtcggatgtattatcttgacccttccgttccggctcatttgccgttgacgcttcttcgacaccggtgggaggatgaagacttttttgtgttgggatgtgctcgacgttcggaatcgggacatagttgatattatcgttgttgtcttcccaacatgtaTACTTACGAgaatcatattcgggaatgggatactcggaatcacCCACAACCATCTTGtccttgtcggcatttccgcttccacttgccatttttgagagaattgatcggaaattcgattgaaagaattgagagaatttgagcgaattgagaggatttgagagaatttgagagaattgttgagagaatttgtgaggaaaatgaaaagggagaTGATATAAatttataggcaaaaaataaaaataattcatttttttttatttataaatggCAACGGCCAAATTGCCTTGCATGCATGTGCAACGGCCAAAGTGGCCATTGGGTGGGTTTTGGGGGGGAAGAGGGCCCGGTTCacgccacttttttttttttttttttaattacgggtcggaaccggcccgagaACCCGTgattcgggccggttccgaaacTTATGGaatcgtgggcccggtcaacgggccggttccgggccca is a window from the Rhodamnia argentea isolate NSW1041297 chromosome 8, ASM2092103v1, whole genome shotgun sequence genome containing:
- the LOC115726638 gene encoding enoyl-CoA delta isomerase 1, peroxisomal-like — its product is MEDKKHGEEQLCTLEKRGNLFFLTLTGAGEHRLNPNLISSLRSALFRLQSDPSASSASALITTAHGKFFSNGFDLDWAQSSEPRLQLMSSSLRSLVHDLICLPMPTIAAVTGHASAAGMMLALSHDYVVMRRDRGFLYMSEVDIGLVIPNWFMALMMSKIGDPRARREAVMRAAKLTAEDGVRIGVVDSAHDGAEATVAAAAELGEALVARKWDGHVYAGNRRVVLREVLEAVRYDETVTKVADKAGSKL